One genomic window of Arachis stenosperma cultivar V10309 chromosome 10, arast.V10309.gnm1.PFL2, whole genome shotgun sequence includes the following:
- the LOC130957456 gene encoding probable transcription factor At1g61730 codes for MAKQKQVAPEDSDDESQVPRPQPEQEDSSEEEEAATSADEDEDTDEGEDEREKHVLVPRKPQPQKVSKPSSSSSKPSPKLKSQPSASVSQTKSGSKRAAENSIDHSNQPKCRKKAQEDHAVGSVKEDPQKSKSLFQRVFSEEDEIGILKGLSEFIAKTGKEPYKCADEFYDFMKGSNLIRANVSCMQLKEKIRRLKKKFENNLEKEKNGKGTTLKPHELEALQLGKNVWGHNGRGGEAVLNETAKKDTVNNEKSAKINPKKALVPHSNGKAEAKSKLNSEPLDSNEGRRMSEFSVTSLALTSMLKYDGTFGKPFSEDYIRKGIELLGVSKREDIEAR; via the exons ATGGCGAAGCAGAAGCAAGTCGCTCCTGAAGACTCTGACGACGAATCGCAGGTTCCCAGGCCTCAGCCCGAACAAGAAGATAGCAGcgaggaagaagaagcagcaacTTCAGCTGACGAGGACGAAGATACAGACGAAGGCGAAGATGAACGGGAGAAACATGTGCTAGTTCCCAGGAAGCCTCAACCGCAAAAGGTTTCCAAACCCTCATCATCTTCTTCTAAACCCTCTCCAAAGTTGAAGTCTCAACCTTCGGCTTCTGTCAGTCAAACCAAATCCGGGTCAAAGCGCGCAGCCGAAAATAGTATCGACCACTCGAACCAACCAAAATGTAGGAAGAAGGCACAGGAGGATCACGCCGTCGGCTCCGTTAAAGAGGATCCGCAGAAATCCAAATCCCTCTTTCAGAGGGTTTTCAGCGAGGAAGATGAGATAGGTATCTTGAAAGGCCTGTCTGAGTTCATCGCGAAAACAGGGAAGGAACCCTATAAATGCGCTGATGAATTTTACGATTTTATGAAGGGGTCGAATTTGATTCGGGCAAATGTATCATGCATGCAATTGAAGGAGAAGATCCGCCGGCTGAAGAAGAAGTTTGAGAACAACctagaaaaagagaagaacgGCAAGGGGACAACCTTAAAGCCGCACGAGTTGGAAGCACTTCAGTTGGGAAAGAATGTTTGGGGCCACAATGGCCGTGGCGGTGAAGCAGTGCTCAACGAAACTGCGAAAAAGGATACAGTTAATAATGAGAAGTCTGCGAAGATTAATCCCAAGAAGGCGCTAGTGCCCCATTCAAATGGAAAAGCTGAAGCAAAGTCCAAACTAAATTCTGAACCTTTGGATTCAAATGAAGGTAGAAGGATGAGTGAATTTTCTGTGACTAGTTTAGCTTTGACTTCAATGTTGAAGTACGATGGGACTTTTGGTAAGCCTTTCAGTGAAGATTATATTAGAAAGGGAATAGAGTTACTTGGAGTCTCAAAGAGGGAAGACATCGAGGCTAG ATAG